One window of Thalassovita mediterranea genomic DNA carries:
- a CDS encoding copper-translocating P-type ATPase: MSSDHTSPHGHSCHHEHAAPDKPDGAYDNIPEGYSGTVWTCPMHPQVRETSNTGCPICGMALEPETVTAEQDTSELDDMTRRFWVSLIFSGPLLAYVMGEMIPGSPLMDWVDPSVSVWLQAVLATPVVVWAGWPFFMRGWQSVKRRSLNMFTLIAMGVGVAYLYSLVATFAPGIFPDSFRGHGGHVAVYYEAAAVIVTLVLLGQVLELRARNATSGAIRALLELAPPTARRIAEDGSEQEVDLADVQAGDRLRVRPGEKVPVDGDVVEGHSSVDESMVTGEPVPVEKAAGDRLTGGTVNGTGSLVMKATHVGEETLLSQIVQMVAAAQRSRAPIQRLADIVSSIFVPTVIAAAIITFIVWALFGPEPAMAFAIVNAVAVLIIACPCALGLATPMSIMVGTGKGASNGILIKNAEALETFEKVDTVVVDKTGTLTLGRPELVLVQPAEGFDEPALLGLVAAVERSSEHPLAEAIVRGAEARNAPVHTAENFGSVTGEGAQATVDGRPVAIGNRKMMQRIGAWAEDLGADADTYRSEGQTVMFVAVDGKPAGLVAVADPIKDTTPEAIRRLHAEGLKIVMLTGDSEGTAKAVAAKVGIDEVHADVSPEDKHRIVSDLQKAGARVAMCGDGINDAPALAQADVGIAMGTGTDVAMESAGVTLVKGDLIGVAKARELSHATMRNIRQNLFFAFIYNALGVPVAAGVLYPFFGLLLSPMIAAGAMSLSSVSVIGNALRLRTLKL, encoded by the coding sequence ATGTCATCCGACCATACATCCCCCCACGGCCATTCATGCCATCATGAGCATGCCGCGCCGGACAAGCCGGACGGCGCCTACGACAATATCCCGGAGGGCTATTCCGGCACGGTCTGGACCTGTCCGATGCATCCGCAGGTCCGCGAAACCTCCAATACTGGCTGCCCGATCTGCGGCATGGCGCTGGAACCGGAAACGGTCACAGCCGAACAGGATACGAGCGAACTCGACGACATGACGCGCCGTTTCTGGGTGTCGCTCATCTTCTCCGGCCCGCTGCTCGCCTATGTCATGGGAGAGATGATCCCGGGCAGCCCACTCATGGACTGGGTGGACCCCAGCGTGAGTGTGTGGCTGCAGGCGGTCCTGGCGACACCCGTCGTTGTCTGGGCTGGCTGGCCGTTCTTCATGCGTGGCTGGCAGTCGGTCAAACGCCGCAGCCTCAACATGTTCACCCTGATCGCCATGGGCGTCGGGGTCGCCTATCTCTACTCGCTCGTGGCGACTTTCGCCCCCGGCATCTTCCCGGACTCCTTCCGGGGCCATGGCGGCCATGTCGCGGTCTATTACGAGGCCGCCGCCGTCATCGTTACCCTCGTCCTGCTCGGACAGGTGCTGGAGCTCAGGGCGCGCAATGCCACCTCGGGCGCCATCCGCGCCCTGCTCGAACTGGCACCGCCGACGGCCCGGCGCATTGCCGAAGATGGCAGCGAGCAAGAAGTCGATCTCGCTGACGTCCAGGCCGGTGACCGGCTGCGCGTGCGTCCGGGAGAGAAGGTGCCGGTCGATGGCGACGTGGTGGAAGGCCATTCCTCCGTCGATGAATCCATGGTCACCGGTGAGCCCGTGCCGGTGGAAAAGGCCGCCGGCGACCGGCTGACCGGCGGCACGGTCAACGGCACCGGATCGCTGGTCATGAAGGCCACGCATGTCGGCGAGGAGACGCTGCTCTCGCAGATCGTGCAGATGGTCGCCGCCGCTCAGCGCTCGCGCGCACCGATCCAGCGGCTGGCCGACATCGTGTCCTCGATTTTCGTGCCAACCGTCATTGCCGCCGCCATCATCACCTTCATCGTCTGGGCCCTGTTCGGACCGGAGCCGGCCATGGCCTTTGCCATCGTCAACGCTGTTGCCGTGCTGATCATTGCCTGTCCGTGCGCGCTCGGCCTTGCCACGCCAATGTCGATCATGGTCGGCACCGGAAAGGGCGCCTCCAACGGCATCCTGATCAAGAATGCCGAAGCGCTGGAAACGTTTGAGAAGGTCGACACCGTGGTCGTCGACAAGACCGGGACGCTGACACTCGGGCGTCCGGAGCTCGTGCTGGTCCAGCCGGCCGAAGGCTTCGACGAGCCAGCGCTGCTGGGACTTGTCGCTGCGGTGGAGCGCTCGAGCGAACACCCCCTGGCCGAAGCCATCGTTCGCGGTGCCGAGGCGCGTAACGCCCCTGTCCACACAGCGGAGAATTTCGGCTCTGTCACCGGCGAGGGTGCGCAGGCGACCGTCGACGGCCGGCCGGTCGCCATCGGCAACCGGAAGATGATGCAACGGATCGGGGCATGGGCCGAAGATCTCGGCGCGGATGCGGACACGTACCGGTCGGAAGGCCAGACGGTGATGTTCGTGGCCGTCGATGGCAAGCCCGCCGGGCTTGTCGCCGTTGCAGACCCGATCAAGGACACCACACCCGAAGCCATTCGCCGCCTGCACGCCGAGGGCCTGAAGATCGTCATGCTGACCGGTGACAGCGAAGGCACGGCGAAGGCTGTGGCTGCGAAGGTCGGGATCGACGAGGTGCATGCCGACGTCTCGCCTGAGGACAAGCACCGCATCGTGTCCGACCTCCAGAAAGCCGGGGCGCGCGTCGCCATGTGCGGTGACGGTATCAACGATGCCCCCGCGCTCGCCCAGGCCGATGTCGGCATCGCCATGGGGACCGGTACCGACGTCGCCATGGAAAGCGCTGGCGTGACGCTTGTGAAAGGGGACCTGATCGGCGTGGCCAAGGCGCGCGAGCTCAGCCATGCGACGATGAGGAACATTCGCCAGAACCTGTTCTTCGCCTTTATCTACAATGCGCTTGGCGTGCCGGTGGCGGCGGGTGTCCTGTACCCCTTCTTCGGACTGCTGCTCAGTCCTATGATTGCAGCGGGCGCCATGAGCCTTAGCTCTGTTTCCGTGATCGGAAACGCGCTGCGCCTCAGAACACTGAAACTTTGA
- a CDS encoding DUF411 domain-containing protein — protein sequence MLVMAAVIVGWMLFSTPAPASAQTVTVHKTPWCGCCTAWVDHLRDNGFDVVVKEEEDLRPVRARLGVPDPLMSCHTGEVDGYAVEGHVPAREIRRLLSERPAADGLSVPGMPQGSPGMETPNPPDRYDVLLFSGDSARTYATYEGPTQLATPDVQ from the coding sequence ATGCTGGTCATGGCAGCCGTTATTGTCGGATGGATGCTCTTTTCGACGCCGGCCCCGGCGAGCGCGCAGACAGTGACCGTTCACAAGACGCCATGGTGCGGCTGCTGCACGGCCTGGGTCGATCATCTTCGCGACAATGGCTTCGATGTCGTGGTCAAGGAAGAGGAAGACCTGAGGCCGGTGCGAGCACGCCTGGGCGTTCCGGATCCGCTGATGAGCTGCCATACAGGTGAAGTCGATGGCTATGCGGTCGAAGGTCATGTCCCGGCCCGCGAAATCCGTCGTCTCCTGAGCGAACGGCCCGCGGCGGACGGCCTGTCCGTGCCCGGCATGCCGCAAGGCTCCCCGGGCATGGAAACACCCAACCCGCCGGACCGTTATGACGTGCTTCTATTCTCCGGGGACAGCGCCCGGACCTACGCGACTTATGAAGGTCCTACGCAACTGGCTACTCCGGACGTCCAATGA
- a CDS encoding APC family permease, translating into MRSGQYRKGSLTLAGTVAMGTGVMIGAGIFALTGQVAEFAGDLFPLAFLLAAIISGFSAYSYIKVSNKYPSAGGIAMILERAYGPSTVTGGAALLMAFSMIINESLVARTFGTYTLQLFGIEGGVLVPLLAIGLIVIAFGINIADNEFIGSVSKVTAVLKIGGILVFALVALWAAGFAFRPVSDGFANKTSSGGFLAGVALAILAYKGFTTITNSGDEVKQPEKNVGRAIMISLAICTVVYLLVCYAVGSTLTVPEIVAAKDYSLAEAARPALGDYGLWFTVAIAIIATASGLLASLFAVSRMLAMLTDMHLIPHRHFGMPGTIQKHTLVYTVVAAGLLAAFFDLSRIASLGAIFYLVMDMIIHWGVFRHLRQDVGAAPAILLCAILLDALALSAFLILKWQADPSIIIIALTGMLAIFAFERFFLQRMRETAGGHHSGRG; encoded by the coding sequence ATGAGGTCCGGTCAGTACCGCAAGGGGTCACTGACTCTCGCCGGGACAGTCGCGATGGGGACCGGCGTCATGATTGGCGCCGGTATCTTCGCGCTGACCGGCCAGGTGGCGGAGTTCGCGGGTGACTTGTTTCCGCTCGCTTTCCTGCTCGCTGCCATCATCAGCGGGTTCAGCGCCTATTCCTATATCAAGGTCTCGAACAAGTATCCGAGCGCCGGCGGCATCGCGATGATCCTGGAGCGCGCCTATGGCCCATCGACGGTGACCGGCGGAGCGGCGCTGCTCATGGCGTTCTCGATGATCATCAATGAGAGCCTGGTGGCGCGCACTTTCGGCACCTACACGCTGCAGCTCTTCGGGATTGAGGGCGGCGTCCTCGTGCCGCTGCTCGCCATCGGGCTGATCGTCATCGCCTTCGGTATCAACATTGCAGACAATGAGTTTATCGGTAGCGTCTCCAAGGTCACCGCCGTCCTGAAGATCGGGGGCATCCTCGTCTTCGCGCTGGTCGCGCTCTGGGCGGCGGGCTTTGCTTTCCGCCCCGTCTCCGACGGCTTCGCCAATAAGACGTCTTCGGGCGGCTTCCTGGCTGGCGTTGCGCTTGCGATCCTCGCCTATAAGGGCTTCACCACAATCACCAACAGTGGCGACGAGGTGAAACAGCCGGAGAAGAATGTTGGCCGGGCGATCATGATCTCGCTCGCGATCTGCACGGTGGTCTACCTGCTGGTCTGCTATGCCGTCGGCTCGACGCTGACAGTGCCGGAAATCGTTGCGGCCAAGGACTATTCGCTGGCCGAAGCCGCCCGCCCGGCGCTCGGGGACTATGGGCTCTGGTTCACCGTGGCGATTGCCATCATCGCAACCGCCTCGGGGCTGCTGGCCAGCCTGTTCGCCGTGTCGCGCATGCTCGCCATGCTGACCGACATGCACCTCATCCCCCACCGCCATTTCGGTATGCCGGGCACGATCCAGAAACATACGCTGGTCTACACCGTGGTGGCAGCCGGCCTGCTCGCCGCCTTCTTCGATCTCAGCCGGATCGCCTCCCTCGGCGCAATTTTCTATCTCGTCATGGACATGATCATCCACTGGGGCGTCTTCCGCCACCTCAGGCAAGATGTCGGAGCCGCGCCAGCGATACTGCTTTGCGCCATTCTGCTTGATGCGCTGGCGCTTTCGGCTTTTCTCATCCTGAAATGGCAGGCGGACCCCTCCATTATCATCATCGCACTCACAGGCATGCTGGCCATTTTTGCCTTCGAACGTTTCTTCCTGCAGCGAATGCGGGAAACCGCAGGCGGGCACCATTCTGGCCGTGGGTAA
- a CDS encoding DUF305 domain-containing protein produces MKTSYWRFAAMIATSTAVMLGLMYLNTYAWEHVRWSETRFYMAFIMGAAMAVVMLSFMLGMYKNSRINLGIYAGAAIVFVLALWLVRSQATVEDRSYMKAMIPHHSIAIMTSERAGIDDVRVRELADEIITAQRREIKEMEWLISDIAANGVAATESAAEARPVPPFEGTLNPDAAAGASVAED; encoded by the coding sequence ATGAAGACCAGCTACTGGCGCTTTGCCGCCATGATCGCGACATCGACGGCCGTAATGCTCGGCCTGATGTATCTCAACACCTATGCGTGGGAGCATGTTCGCTGGAGCGAGACCCGCTTCTACATGGCCTTCATCATGGGCGCGGCGATGGCCGTGGTGATGCTGAGCTTTATGCTGGGGATGTACAAGAACAGCCGCATCAATCTCGGCATCTATGCCGGCGCGGCGATCGTCTTCGTGCTGGCCCTCTGGCTGGTGCGCAGCCAGGCCACGGTGGAAGACCGGTCCTACATGAAAGCGATGATCCCGCACCACTCCATTGCCATCATGACAAGTGAGCGCGCCGGCATCGACGATGTGCGGGTGCGCGAACTTGCTGACGAGATCATCACGGCCCAGCGCCGGGAGATCAAGGAAATGGAATGGCTGATCTCCGACATTGCGGCGAACGGCGTGGCAGCTACGGAAAGCGCTGCTGAGGCCCGCCCGGTTCCACCTTTTGAAGGTACCCTCAACCCTGATGCAGCTGCTGGCGCGTCGGTCGCTGAGGACTAG
- a CDS encoding MBL fold metallo-hydrolase, producing the protein MRLEKIKTEGLAHLSYFLSADGEAAVIDPRRDIDVYLELAREEGAVIKHVFETHRNEDLLSGAPVIKQETGAQVWHGPNPERPVQYAAKTREGDTFEIGGAKIKVLETPGHTDDSLSYVLYDKSFEYGPVGVFTGDALFIGDVGRTDFYPDRKREVAGLLYDSLKKLTGLGDQCLVYPAHGAGSVCGSGMADREFSSIGHEKRNNPRLQIEDREAFIDAKVAENHYIPPYFRRMEEGNMEGTEAAPPAPMPASPAQLLDPGDAVCLDVRGIFDFAGGHRTGALCIPLDMLAAFAGWLLPADKPVLLVTRDEDQAIEAATTLQRIGFDNVSGFVGGAMPLAIKNGPLEALEFVDTETVASRVDNPPAGWTLLDVRSLDEYESGHIKNSMHAYAGKLPGAASDLDPDKPVTVMCGSGARATIAASQLMRSGFSQVDVYIGSMKAWTEASMHTIH; encoded by the coding sequence ATGCGACTCGAAAAGATCAAGACAGAAGGTCTTGCCCACCTCTCCTACTTCCTGAGCGCCGATGGTGAAGCGGCCGTCATCGACCCCCGCCGTGACATCGACGTCTATCTGGAGCTTGCCCGTGAGGAAGGCGCTGTCATCAAGCACGTCTTCGAAACCCACAGGAATGAGGACCTGCTCTCGGGCGCTCCCGTTATCAAGCAGGAGACCGGCGCGCAGGTCTGGCATGGACCGAACCCTGAAAGGCCGGTGCAGTACGCTGCCAAGACGAGAGAAGGCGATACGTTTGAGATCGGGGGCGCCAAGATCAAGGTGCTCGAAACCCCCGGCCATACCGACGACAGCCTGTCCTACGTTCTCTATGACAAGAGCTTCGAGTATGGGCCTGTTGGCGTATTCACGGGCGATGCCCTGTTCATCGGTGATGTCGGCCGGACCGACTTCTATCCCGATCGCAAACGCGAAGTCGCCGGCCTTCTCTATGACAGCCTGAAAAAGCTGACAGGACTTGGCGACCAGTGCCTGGTCTATCCCGCACACGGGGCCGGGTCGGTCTGCGGCTCTGGCATGGCCGACCGGGAGTTCTCGTCCATCGGGCACGAAAAGCGCAACAATCCGCGCCTGCAGATCGAAGACCGCGAGGCCTTCATCGACGCCAAGGTTGCCGAGAACCATTATATTCCGCCGTATTTCCGGCGCATGGAAGAAGGCAACATGGAAGGCACCGAGGCCGCCCCGCCTGCGCCCATGCCGGCTTCCCCCGCCCAGCTGCTCGACCCGGGCGATGCGGTCTGCCTTGATGTTCGCGGCATTTTCGATTTTGCTGGCGGACACCGCACGGGCGCGCTCTGCATCCCGCTCGACATGCTGGCCGCGTTTGCCGGCTGGCTGCTGCCCGCTGACAAGCCGGTGCTGCTGGTCACCCGCGATGAAGACCAGGCCATCGAGGCAGCCACGACGCTTCAGAGGATCGGCTTCGACAATGTGAGCGGATTTGTCGGCGGGGCCATGCCACTGGCAATCAAGAACGGTCCGCTCGAGGCGCTTGAATTCGTCGACACGGAAACGGTCGCCTCACGCGTGGACAATCCACCGGCTGGCTGGACCCTGCTCGATGTCCGGTCCCTCGATGAGTATGAAAGCGGCCACATCAAGAACAGCATGCACGCCTATGCCGGAAAGCTGCCCGGCGCCGCCAGTGACCTCGACCCGGACAAGCCGGTTACGGTCATGTGCGGCAGTGGCGCCCGCGCCACGATTGCTGCCTCGCAGCTCATGCGGAGCGGCTTTTCCCAAGTCGATGTCTATATCGGATCGATGAAAGCGTGGACTGAGGCTAGTATGCACACCATCCACTGA
- a CDS encoding metal-sensitive transcriptional regulator, with product MKTETKDAAIRRLARIEGQVRGISKMVAEDRYCIDVIRQVQAVKAALVGLETVVLNDHINTCVDHALTSSSVEDRREKVEELVAVLGGRKK from the coding sequence ATGAAAACGGAGACGAAGGATGCCGCGATCAGAAGACTGGCCCGGATCGAAGGCCAAGTGCGCGGTATTTCAAAGATGGTAGCCGAAGACCGGTACTGCATTGATGTGATCCGCCAAGTTCAGGCCGTCAAAGCCGCTCTGGTTGGCCTGGAAACGGTAGTTCTCAACGATCACATCAACACATGCGTCGATCACGCCCTTACCTCAAGCAGCGTCGAGGATCGCCGCGAAAAAGTTGAAGAGCTGGTCGCTGTACTTGGAGGCCGCAAGAAATGA
- a CDS encoding TolC family protein, whose protein sequence is MPTTIRILQAAALVAITLLPAAHAQSFDELEIRLADHPSLSALRYDAEASRERASAATALPDPVVSIGINNFPIYDPSFTSYLPTNKAIGVRQQFPSLAGREARAGEARAISLQTDAARDARFAILRAELIALLAEKQRIEAQRILADARDAKYDELTGVVGAEIDAGRPAVYRLAEIEGERSEVSRTRVDLERQDAEIDAQLMDLVGLVPNTPIPPLRMKEWSGAALDFHAVRVADAAVRVTEFGVEEARSEWKPEWGAQLTYQQRDAGQTFAGDDWVSGTITFTVPLWAKQKQEPRLRAARAERAGAEQRYQAAARSASARYASLAAAIKSSETSLDILEREIGAVEDEIDAQLNIYESGVGGYAPIIDGEIAVLKLRAQIETEKALKAASIARLNALLVTP, encoded by the coding sequence ATGCCTACCACAATCAGAATTCTGCAAGCCGCAGCGCTTGTAGCCATCACGCTTCTGCCAGCGGCCCACGCCCAGAGCTTCGACGAGCTCGAAATCCGTCTCGCAGACCATCCAAGTCTGTCAGCTCTTCGATATGACGCCGAAGCGAGCCGGGAACGCGCCAGCGCTGCAACGGCCCTGCCCGATCCTGTTGTCTCTATCGGGATCAACAATTTCCCCATCTATGATCCGTCCTTCACAAGCTATCTGCCGACCAACAAAGCGATTGGTGTCCGCCAGCAATTTCCTAGCCTCGCTGGCCGCGAAGCCCGCGCCGGCGAAGCGCGCGCCATATCCTTGCAGACAGATGCCGCCCGCGACGCCCGGTTCGCAATATTGCGGGCTGAACTCATCGCACTTCTGGCAGAGAAGCAGCGTATCGAGGCGCAACGCATTCTGGCCGACGCCCGCGACGCCAAATATGACGAGCTGACCGGGGTCGTCGGGGCTGAAATCGATGCAGGCCGCCCCGCGGTCTATCGCTTGGCCGAAATCGAAGGCGAGCGCTCCGAGGTTTCAAGAACGCGCGTCGATCTCGAACGGCAGGATGCAGAAATCGATGCCCAGCTTATGGATCTTGTTGGGCTTGTGCCAAATACGCCCATCCCGCCGCTTCGAATGAAGGAATGGTCAGGCGCGGCACTCGATTTCCATGCAGTACGCGTCGCTGATGCTGCTGTCAGGGTGACTGAGTTCGGCGTCGAGGAAGCAAGATCGGAATGGAAACCAGAATGGGGTGCGCAACTCACTTACCAGCAGCGCGATGCCGGCCAGACCTTTGCCGGCGATGACTGGGTGTCCGGCACAATTACTTTCACAGTTCCTCTTTGGGCGAAACAGAAACAAGAGCCGCGCCTTCGCGCAGCCCGAGCCGAGAGGGCTGGTGCCGAACAACGCTACCAGGCCGCTGCTCGAAGTGCCTCCGCCCGCTACGCATCCTTGGCAGCAGCGATCAAATCCTCCGAGACCAGTCTCGACATTCTTGAGAGAGAGATTGGTGCCGTCGAAGACGAGATCGATGCACAGCTCAATATCTATGAATCAGGCGTCGGCGGATATGCGCCCATCATTGATGGCGAGATTGCCGTTCTCAAACTCCGCGCTCAGATCGAAACCGAAAAAGCCCTCAAGGCTGCCTCGATCGCGCGCCTCAACGCGCTTCTGGTGACCCCATGA
- a CDS encoding efflux RND transporter periplasmic adaptor subunit, with the protein MRHAYLFIAITLGGLALGGCGAPTARQTAIPEAAVGEQQYTCPMHPHYISTDPNGTCPICGMDLVPADKKESSASGEREILYYKHPMGKPDTSPVPKKDSMGMDYIPVYADEAGAGVTVSPEMIQTMGIRTAPAEVRDFSRVLRAFGTVETNERLENATVSRLEGWIENLAVNAEGDTVRPGSLLYRVYSPDLIAAQKDYLNSIDIGNETRISSVRQRLRSLGMQEAAIRQLTESGKVIERVPVYAEAGGTVADLQVRDGDYVKPGTPILRLQSYSGVWIIASIPESDLPLVDTGVPVRLSFPSAPEAPDEGRIDYIYPTIDPKTRTADVRIEVDNASGYLRPGAYADITLNVGGQPRLSVPSEAIVIGSEGARVIVAEGEGRFSGRAVKTGVSSNGRTEILEGLQRGEMIVASGQFLLDSEANLREGLSKLEAPADTLTDPDAPLSEIPINAQTLAEIDHFTDMALYFHEALTDAYEIDPLFVEPAIGLAAKLRSQFATTGLEPVIDSSKDALLRAQEANDTEELRIALSRLMQALRPWLLEGAPSHYRDAGLSLYRDEASGHYWLEQGNSPSNPYGGETAELINWPDPMAAMSMNSESDNSADAQKPQGRDR; encoded by the coding sequence ATGAGACATGCTTATCTGTTCATCGCCATCACACTTGGCGGCCTTGCACTCGGCGGATGCGGTGCCCCCACCGCGCGCCAGACGGCCATCCCCGAAGCGGCAGTCGGGGAGCAGCAATACACTTGCCCGATGCACCCTCACTACATCTCTACAGATCCGAATGGCACTTGCCCGATCTGCGGGATGGACCTTGTACCAGCCGATAAAAAGGAAAGTAGTGCCAGTGGCGAGCGCGAAATCCTCTACTACAAGCATCCGATGGGTAAGCCGGATACCTCGCCCGTTCCGAAGAAAGATTCCATGGGTATGGATTACATCCCCGTTTACGCCGACGAGGCTGGAGCCGGCGTCACGGTGTCACCCGAAATGATCCAGACCATGGGCATCCGGACAGCACCCGCAGAGGTCCGCGATTTCAGCCGCGTGCTGAGAGCCTTCGGAACGGTCGAGACCAATGAGCGGTTGGAGAATGCGACGGTCTCGAGACTTGAAGGCTGGATAGAGAATCTTGCGGTCAATGCCGAAGGTGACACGGTCAGGCCGGGTAGCCTGCTCTATCGGGTCTACAGCCCTGACCTCATTGCAGCGCAAAAAGACTATCTGAACTCGATCGATATCGGGAACGAAACGCGTATTTCGTCGGTTCGCCAGCGCCTGCGTTCGCTTGGAATGCAGGAGGCTGCCATCAGGCAGCTGACAGAGTCCGGAAAGGTAATTGAACGCGTGCCTGTCTATGCAGAGGCGGGCGGTACGGTGGCCGACCTTCAGGTGCGCGATGGCGACTACGTCAAACCGGGCACACCCATCCTCCGCCTGCAGTCCTATTCGGGCGTCTGGATCATTGCATCCATACCGGAAAGCGACCTTCCATTGGTGGACACTGGTGTTCCAGTCCGTCTTAGTTTTCCCAGTGCGCCGGAAGCGCCTGACGAGGGCCGGATAGATTATATTTATCCGACGATAGACCCGAAGACGCGAACAGCTGATGTCCGGATAGAAGTCGACAATGCCTCAGGCTATCTTCGCCCTGGAGCTTATGCCGATATTACACTCAATGTCGGAGGCCAGCCACGCCTGTCTGTCCCCAGCGAAGCCATAGTCATTGGCAGCGAGGGCGCCCGCGTCATCGTCGCGGAGGGCGAAGGCAGGTTCTCAGGACGCGCTGTAAAAACCGGCGTTTCCTCCAATGGCCGCACAGAAATCCTCGAAGGTCTTCAGCGCGGCGAGATGATCGTTGCAAGCGGCCAATTCCTGCTTGATAGCGAAGCCAATCTGAGGGAGGGCCTCTCGAAACTTGAAGCGCCGGCGGACACACTGACAGACCCGGATGCGCCGCTTTCCGAAATTCCGATAAATGCGCAAACTCTTGCCGAAATCGACCATTTCACCGACATGGCGCTCTATTTCCATGAGGCGCTGACGGACGCCTATGAGATTGATCCCCTCTTTGTAGAGCCGGCGATCGGCCTCGCAGCGAAGCTAAGGTCGCAATTTGCGACTACTGGGCTTGAGCCAGTTATCGATAGCTCCAAGGACGCTCTACTGCGTGCTCAGGAGGCAAACGACACCGAAGAGCTGCGCATCGCACTCTCCCGCCTTATGCAGGCGCTACGTCCCTGGCTGCTGGAGGGGGCACCAAGCCATTACCGGGATGCCGGGCTGTCGCTCTACCGGGATGAAGCCAGCGGCCATTATTGGCTGGAGCAAGGCAACTCGCCCAGCAATCCTTACGGCGGTGAAACGGCGGAACTGATCAATTGGCCAGACCCGATGGCGGCCATGTCGATGAATTCTGAAAGCGACAATTCTGCCGACGCGCAGAAGCCGCAGGGCCGGGACCGCTGA